The following proteins come from a genomic window of Sulfitobacter indolifex:
- a CDS encoding alpha/beta hydrolase yields MTRVLNAERREPVSGTTRSVVVFLHGYGANGADLLGLADPLSEHLPDTLFIAPDAPEACAGAPMGFQWFPIPWIDGSSEEESMRGMMSAVEDLDAFLDALMVDEDVLPEQVVLFGFSQGTMMSLHVAPRREDAVAGIVAFSGRLLNPEALAEDARVKPPVLLVHGDADDVVPPQSLPQAAEALQEAGWQDVYAHVMKGTGHGIAPDGLSVALAFMRDKLGL; encoded by the coding sequence ATGACACGGGTTTTGAACGCCGAGCGCCGCGAGCCGGTCTCTGGCACCACACGGTCGGTTGTGGTGTTCCTGCATGGCTACGGCGCCAATGGCGCTGACCTGCTGGGCCTCGCCGATCCGCTGAGCGAGCATCTGCCGGACACGCTGTTTATCGCTCCCGACGCGCCCGAAGCCTGCGCTGGCGCGCCGATGGGGTTCCAGTGGTTCCCGATCCCGTGGATCGACGGATCGTCCGAAGAGGAATCAATGCGCGGCATGATGAGCGCGGTCGAAGACCTTGACGCATTCCTCGATGCGCTGATGGTGGACGAAGACGTGCTGCCCGAACAGGTCGTGCTGTTTGGCTTTTCCCAAGGCACGATGATGTCGCTGCATGTGGCCCCGCGCCGCGAAGATGCGGTGGCGGGTATCGTTGCCTTCTCGGGCCGTTTGCTTAACCCCGAAGCGCTGGCCGAAGACGCGCGGGTGAAGCCGCCCGTGCTGCTGGTGCATGGAGACGCCGATGATGTGGTGCCGCCACAATCTCTGCCGCAGGCCGCCGAAGCGCTGCAAGAGGCTGGTTGGCAGGATGTCTACGCCCACGTCATGAAAGGCACCGGCCATGGCATCGCGCCGGATGGCTTGAGTGTCGCACTTGCCTTCATGCGGGACAAACTGGGGCTTTAA